The DNA region CGGGAGCGGGGCCGGGCCTACCCCGACATCGTCAACGGCGTGATCGACGGGCGCATCAAGGGCCTGTGGATCGTCGCCACCAACCCCGTGGTGTCGTTCCCGAACCGGGAGCTGCTGGAGGACGCCTTCCGCCGCCTCGACCTGCTGGTGGTGCAGGACGGGTTCTCGACGCCCACCACCGACCTGGCCGACGTGGTGCTGCCGGCGGCGATCTGGGGTGAGAAGGACGGCACCTTCACGAACTCGGAGCGGCGGGTGTCCCGGGTCCGCAAGGTGGTCGACCCGCCGGGCGAGGCCCGCAGCGACTTCGACGTGTTCCTCGCCCTCGCCGACCGCCTCGGCGTGCGCGACGAGCTGTTCCCGGGCTGGACGGCCCCCGAGGACGCCTTCGGCGAGTGGGCCCGGGTGTCCGCCGGCCGCCTGTGCGACTACGGCGGCATGACGTGGGACGCGATCGAGGCGGCGGGCGGCCTCCAGTGGGGCGGCGAGCGCCTCTACACCGACGGTCGCTTCCCGACCCCGGACGGCAGGGCCCGCCTCCACTGCGTCGATCCCGTCCCGATCACCGACCGGCCCCGCCGGCGCTTCCCGCTGCTGCTGAACACCGGCCGCACGGTCGAGCACTGGCACACCCGCACCAAGACCGGCCGGGTGGAGGTCCTGGAGCGCCTGGCCCCCGAGGCGTGGGTCGAGGTGAACCCCGCCGACGCCCGCACCCTCGGCGTCGGTTCCGGCGACGTCGTGCGGCTGGTGTCGGAGCGGGGGGCGGTCGAGCGGATCGTGGTGCGGGTGACGTCGGTGGTGCGCGAGGGCGAGGTGTTCGTGCCGTTCCACTACGACGAGGCCTGCGCCAACCGCCTGACCCTCAACGAGTTCGACCCCATCTCCCGGGAGCCGAACTACAAGCAGTGCGCGGTCCGCCTCGAGAAGTCGCCCTCGGCCCGGCATTGAGGGTACGAACGTCCAAGTCGACGGTGATGCGCGGGAAAGCCGCCCGAAACAGGCCGGAAACCGCGCCGCGCGACCATGCGCGCGTGGCGTCCGCACGGCTCGACGGGTTCGCGGTCGGCGTCACGGCCGATCGACGCTGGGAGGAGCAGGCCGAGCTCCTCAGCCGTCGCGGCATCACCGTGGTGCACGGGCCGGCCATCCGCACGCTGCCGCTGGTGTCGGACCCGGCGCTGCTGGCCGTCACCGAGGAGCTGGTGGCGACGCCGCCCGACGTCCTCGTCGCCAACACCGCCATCGGGGTGCGGGCGTGGCTGTCGGAGGCCGAGAGCCACGGTCGCGGCGACGCCCTGGTCGACGCGCTGCGCCACGCCCGCATCGTCGCCCGCGGCCCCAAGGCGGCCGGCGCGATCCACGCCGCCGGGCTCGAGGTGGCCTGGCGTGCCCCCACCGAGACGCTCGACGAGCTGCGCAACCTGCTGCTGGTCGACGGCGTCTCGGGGGCGCGGGTGGCGTTCCAGCGTGACGGCGGCGAGGTGTCCGACGTGGCCGACGACCTACGGGCGGCCGGCGCCGAGGTCGTGGAGATCCCCGTGTACCGCTGGCAGCTCCCCACCGACGTGCGGCCGGCGCTGCGGCTGACCGAGGCCGCCATCGAGGAGCGGGTCCACGCGGTGACGTTCACCAGCGGCCCCGCGGTCCGCAACCTGCTGGCGATCGCCGCTGCCGAAGGCCTCGACGGCCCGCTGCGGGCGGCGTTCGCCGGTCCGGTGGCGGCCGTGTGCGTCGGACCGGTGTGCGCGGCGACGGCCCGGCGCAACGGCATCGGTCGCACGGTCACGCCGCCGCGGTCCCGTGTCGGGCCGATGATCCGCTCGCTGGGTGAGAACCTGGAGGCCCGCATCGACGTGATGCAGGTCGACGGCATGGGGGTCGAGGTGCGGGGGACCACGGTGGAGACGCCGCTGGGCCGGGCCGAGCTGGCGACCCGTGAGGTGCAGCTGCTGCGGGCGCTGGCCGAGCGTCCCGGCGCCGTGGTGTCGAAGGGCGAGCTGCTGGGCCGGGTGTGGCATTCGGGCACCGCCGATCCGCACCTCGTCGAGGTCACGGTGGCCCGGCTGCGACGCCGCCTCGGGCCGGTCGGCATCGCCGTCGCCACGGTCCCTCGCCGGGGCTATCGGCTGGCCGTTCTCGATCCGTACGCGGCAACTTCCGCCTGACCCGCCGCGTACGATTGGGCGACAACCAGGCGGGCGACACCGGGGTCGTTCGGCTGCACCGCCACTTGCGAACGGGTGCCCCAGATGAGCTTCGACCGGCTCCGGTCCGATCTCGACCCCCTACGTAACGACGACCCGCCCCGCGCCTGGTGGGACGTGCTGCTGTGGATCCCGGTGGGGTTCGCCACCACCCAGCTCGTCGGCGGTTCGCTGCCGGCGCTGGCGATGGTGCCGCTGGCGCTGCTGTTCGTGGTGGCCCACCACTACGGCCCGGCCACGGTCGAGGTGATCGCCGGTGGCGGTGGGTTGATCGCCAGCGCCGCGAACGCCTGGGACGGCGCCGGCTGCCAGGTGGCGATCGGCGACGTCGGCGTCGTCGTCGTCGTGGTGTTCGGCAGCATCTTCCTGGTCTCGTCGTTCGTGCGGCTGATCGGCGCGGCGAGCCTGCGCGAGATGGGCAAGCACCTCGTGATCGCCACGGCCGCGGTCGAGATCGCGCTGTTCGCCGCGGTCCCGGGCGGCGAGCCGCTGATCGACGCCCGCGAGGTGTACGCCCCCGCCGGCCTGGCGGTGGCGCTGCTGGTCGTCTCGCAGATCGGCCTGATCGACCGCATGCAGCTGGGGATGCTGGCGCTGGGTGCGCTGCTGCTGCCCGTCCAGGTGGCGCAGGCGCTGGGCGACAACCCCTGCGGTGCGGGTGGCTTCGGTCCGCTGCTGGGGATGTCGGTGTTCGCCGCCGCGGCCTACTCGTTCGCCACCGCCCACCCGCTGCGGACCGACGAGGACGACGACGAGCTCGCTCCCGAGCCCGTCACCCGGGGGCGGGACGAGAACCACGTCGGTGCGTGGGTCGACGCCACCCCGGAGACCGGCGTCTGGACCGACCCGGACCCCGATTTCGGTGCGTGGGTGGACAGCACGCCCGAGACGGGTGTGTGGCACGACGCCGATTACGAGGACGAGTTCCGCGACCCCGAAGCCGGCCACGCCCCACCCGTCGAGCCCGACGACACCTACGACGACGAGCCTCGGGGATAGTCGCGGGGGTAGGCGCCGTCCCACTGGGCTACCGCCAGGCGGGCGGTCGCGGTGGGCAGCAGCGGGTGGTCCGGCCCGGCGACCGTGATCGCCCGCTCGATGACCTCGGCGTCGTAGGGGTGGACGTCGGCGAACACCAGGAGCTCCTGGGTCGTGCCCCGGCGCAGCAGGGCGGTGCGCAGGGCCACGTCGCAGTGGTGGCGCCGCTCGACGACGAACGGGGCGTCGCTGTCGGGCAGCAGCTGGCCGCGGTACAGGGCCGTGGCGCGGGCGAGGTCGGCGGTGTCGAGGTGGTCGAGCAGGTGCAGGAGGTCGACGTCGGTGGGCACGGTGAGCCGGTAGGGGCGGGAGCCGACGACGTCGCCGAGCACCCGCCGCACCTGGGAGACCTCCACCTTGGTGGTGGTCGGCGACAGGGGGCGGTCGCCGTGCAGCAGGGCGTGCAGTTCGCCGAGGCTGGCGGTGTCGACGCAGGCGAGCACGGTGACGATCTCCAGCTGCCGGCGGGTCAGCAGCACCGGGGTGCCGGCCAGGCTGGCGGTGCCGCGCCCAAGCACCCGCAGCTCCAGGCCGGGAGCGCCGACGTGGCGGGCACCGGGTACGAAGTTGGCCTGCTGCTCGACGACGCGGGCCAGCGCGGTCACCGTGGCCAGGCCGAGCGGGTTGTCGCGGTCCCAGGTGGTGCTGAGGTCGACCACGCCGAGGGGCCTGCCGTGGGCGTCGCGCACCGGCGCCGAGTAGCAGACCCAGTCGCGCACGGCGGAGCACCAGTGCTCGGCGGAGAACACCGTGGACGGGCGGTTGTTGATCAGCGCGAGGGCGACGGCGTTGGTGCCGGCCGACGGCTCGTCCCAGCGTCCCCCGACCGTGAAGTTGACGGTCTCGGCCCGGTCGCGCATCCAGCGGCCACCCCAGGTCCAGAGGATGCGGCCGGTCTCGTCGGTGACCGCGGCGACGAGGTCGCCGTCGCGGGCGATGCGCTCGAGCTCGTCGCCGAGCTCCGGCCAGGCCCGCCGGATGGGCGAGGCGTCCCAGCGGTCGGCGGCCGTGTCCGGTTCGTCCAGCGGTGCCGCGTCCTGGGCGGCCGCCAGCCGGGGCGCGCACCGCACCCACGACTCCTGGACGGGATCCCCGTCGGGCACGACGATCCCAGCCGCGGCGGGGTCGAACCTGGCCCGTTGCCGCTCGATCTTGTGACGACGCCTGCTGAGGTCGTGGTCCATGACCGCCTCCTCGCGCCCAACCCTATTTGAACCTTGGCGGGTACATCGTCCGACAGAGCATGGCGATTGGGCATCCCCGAACCATGGGGCCACGGCGCCTCTGAGGAACGTTGCTGCGACGTCTCGGTTGGCCGCGTGCCGGCGGCGCTCCCCGCCTCCCGGCACGCGGTCGAGCGGGTGATGCGCGGGGCGCGCTAGGGGGAGGTCGTCTCGCGGTCGGCGCTGTCGCTGGGGCTGTTCGACGCCGGCTTGCTCTTCGCCCGCGTCACCGTCACCTCGGTGATCGCCCGGTCGTCGACGCCGGTGATCGTCATCCGCCAGGGTCCGACCTCCACCACGTCGCCGGGCTGCTCCGGGATGCGCTGGAGCTTCCACAGCAGGAAGCCGGCGACGGTGGCGTACTGGCCGTCGGGCACCTCGATGCCGAGGTCGGGCAGGTCGTGGGCGGGGAAGCGGCCGGGCAGGACCATGGTGCCGTCGGGCTCGCGGCGCACCAGCAGCACGTCGCGGTCGGTCTCGTCGTAGATCTCGCCGACGAGCTCCTCGATCAGGTCCTCCACGGTGACGATGCCCTCGGCGCCGCCGTGCTCGTTGACGATCACCGCCATCTGCACCCGCCCCAGCTGCATCTGCCGCAGGGCGTCGAGCACGCCGAGCGTCTCGGGGAAGATCCGCACCGGCGCGGCCTGGGCGCCCGCGGTGCAACTGGCGTCGTCGGACAGCAGGTCGCGCAGGTGGACGATGCCGATCACGTCGTCGAGCGACCCGGTGGTGACGACCGGTGCCCGCGAGTGGCCCGACGCCGCCAGCGCGTCCCGGGCGACGCTGCAGCGGTCGGCGGCGTCGATCGTGAACACGTCGGGTCGGGGCCGGAGCACCTCCTGGAGCGACCGCTCGGAGATCTCGAAGGCGCCGTCGATGATGCTGCGTTGCTGCGGGGTGAAGCTGCGCTGCGCGGCGACCATGTCGCGCAGCTCCTCCTCGGTGACCTCTTCCCGGCCGCGGGTCGGGTCGCCGCCGAAGAGGCGCACCACCAGGTCGGTCGAGTGCGACAGCAGCCACACGACGGGTCGCGTGACCCGGGACATCAGCGCCAGCGGGCGGGCGGCCACCAGGCCCCAGCGCTCGGAGCGCTGCATGGCGATGCGCTTGGGCGCCAGCTCGCCGAACACGAGGGTGACGTAGGAGAGGATCAGCGAGACGGCGACGATCGACGCCGGGCGGGCGAACCCGCCCAGGAAGCCGAGCGGCTCCTCCAGCGGCTCGGCCAGCGACACCGCGGCCGACGCCGACGCCAGGAACCCGGCGATGGTGATGCCCACCTGGATGGTGGCGAGGAACCGGTTCGGCTCACGGGCGAGGCGGGCGAGCACCGCTCCGGTCGACGAGCGCTGCTCCAGGCGGCGCAGCTGCCCCTCGCGCAGGGTCACCAGGGCGACCTCGGACCCGGCGAGCACCGCGTTCAGCAGCACCAGCACCCCGATCAGGACGATCTGGGGCCAGATCATGGCTCACGCTCGCTCGTGTCCCTCATTGTCAGAGGCAGCGTACTCCCGGCCACAGGACGGGAGGCGTAGCGGTTGTCCGCCGGCCGCTAGCCGAGGAGGTCGACGATGTCCTCGACCATCAGCACCAGCAGCAGGGTGATGACCGTGAGGGCGATCGCCGTGTAGGCCCAGCGCCACTTGTGCCGCGCGGCGTGGAAGCGGCGGATGGTGAGGACGTTCGAGCCGATGGCCACGAGGCCGATGGCGAGGCCGAAGCCGGGGCCCACGTCGGCGGCGTGGCCGAACGCCGGCGCCACGAACGGCAGCACCACGTAGGTGAGCAGGCAGCGGGTGGCCGAAACCAGCATCGACGTGGAGAAGGCCCGCTGGGCTGCTTGCTCGCGTCGCTGGGTGTCGGCGACGTCGGCCGGCAGGGGGGCGGTCAGCACGTTCTCCACGGCGGCAAAACCTACGCCGGGTCGGCTGCTGACGGCCAGCGGGCGGGGGGTTACTCTGGCGCCGGGCAAGCACTGGGGGAGTGTTGGGCAGACGGGACTGGGCACCGCGGGGGAGTCGGCTCGTGTTGGCGGCCGCGCTCGTGGCTCTCGCGGCGTGCGCCGGCAACGAGCTGAACGTCGTCGATCCGCCGGCCGACCCGGGCGTCGTCGGGCTCTCCGCTTCCACCACCACGTCGTCGTCCACGACCACCACCTCGACGACGACCAGCACCACGTCGACCACCACGACGACCGCTCCCACCACCACGACTGCTCCCACCACGACCACGGAGGCCCCGCCCCCGCCGCCCCCTCCTCCACCCACGCTGGAGGACCGGTCGCTGGCGTTCGTGAACGAGAAGCGGTCGGAGGACGGCAGCGGCGGCCTGGAGATGGACCCGGAGCTCGTCGCCCTCGCCGAGGCGTGGGCCCAGGAGCTGGTCCGCTCCCAGGACCTCCACCACAACCCGAACCTCAACGACCAGATCCCCGACGGGTTCAACACCTGGGGCGAGAACGTCGCCTTCAGCTCGGTCGCCGAGCAGATCGACGACCTCTGGTGGAACAGCGACGGCCACCGCGCCAACATCCTCAACCCCGCCTTCACCTCCCTCGGCGTCGCCTTCACCGAGGACGACTCCGGCACCACCTGGGCCGTCCAGGTCTTCGCCGGCTGACCCCGGCCCGGTTACCGGTCGACGGCGGCGAGGATCGTCGTCACGAGGTCGGCGGGGCGGGTGAGCTGGGGCCAATGGCCGGTGGGGAGGTCGACGATCTCGACGTCCTCGATCTTCGCGAGCTCGGCAGCGAAGGGATGACCGTCTTCCATCCAGCCGCGCAGCTGCGCGGCCGGGAACTCGCAGCAGATGACGGTGACCGGCACCCCGTAGCGGCGCTCGTCGCTCAGCTCCTGCTTGTCGCTCGTGACGCCCGCCGGCTCGGGGACGGCGATGTCGAGCAACCGGGCGCGCAGGCTCTCGTCGAGGTCGACGAGGTCCTCCTCCTCGAACAGCGACCAGTCCGGCAGCGGGACCTCACCGTTCGCCGCGGGCAGCTCGTCGTTGATGACGCCCCCGGGCCCGAGCGGGCCGCTGTCCACGTAGACCACCCGGGCGATGCGGTCGGGCCGGGCGTCCACCACGGCGTGGGCGATGGCACCGCCCCCGCTGTGGCCCACGAGCACGACCGGACCGGGTAGCGCATCGACGACCTCGACCACCGCGTCGACGTGGTCCCGGAGCCCGATGCCCGACCGGTCGGCCTCCCGGGACTCCTTCCCCGGCAGCGTCAACGCCGTGACCTCGTGGCCGGCGTCGCGCAACGGCCCCGCCACGTCGTCCCACGACGCGCCGTCCAGCCAGAACCCGGGGATCAAGACGATGTCCATGCCCCGAGCGTATTGGCACCTGGTGCCACCAGGGAGGCGGTAAGGCTGAGGTGAGCGTGGCCGGGGGTACGGTCAGGCAATGTCTGATCTCGGGACGCTCGGCCGGCTCGACGTGGGCGACCGGCAGTACGACATCCACCGGCTTTCGGCGCTGGGCACGGGGGTGGAGCGGCTGCCGTTCTCGCTGAAGGTGCTGCTCGAGAACCTGGCCCGGCACGTCGACGGGGTGGCCGTCACCACCGACGACGTCGCCGCGCTGGCGGCCTGGTCCGGCGGCTCCGGCACCAACAGCACCGGCGGCACCCCCGACGACGACCGGGAGATCGCCTTCTTCCCCGCCCGGGTGCTGATGCAGGACTTCACCGGCGTCCCGGCCGTGGTGGACCTGGCGGCGCTGCGCCACGCCGTGGCCGAGAGCGGCGGCGACCCGCAGCAGCTCGACCCGCTGATCCCCGCCGACCTCGTCATCGACCACTCGGTCCAGGTCGACGTGTTCGGGCGACCCGAGGCGCTGTCCCGCAACGTCGAGCTGGAGTACGAGCGCAACGTCGAGCGCTACCAGTTCCTGCGCTGGGGCCAGCAGGCGTTCGGCAGCCTCCGGGTGGTGCCGCCCGCCACCGGCATCTGCCACCAGGTGAACCTGGAGCACCTCGCCACCGTCGTCGCCACC from Acidimicrobiales bacterium includes:
- a CDS encoding molybdopterin dinucleotide binding domain-containing protein encodes the protein RERGRAYPDIVNGVIDGRIKGLWIVATNPVVSFPNRELLEDAFRRLDLLVVQDGFSTPTTDLADVVLPAAIWGEKDGTFTNSERRVSRVRKVVDPPGEARSDFDVFLALADRLGVRDELFPGWTAPEDAFGEWARVSAGRLCDYGGMTWDAIEAAGGLQWGGERLYTDGRFPTPDGRARLHCVDPVPITDRPRRRFPLLLNTGRTVEHWHTRTKTGRVEVLERLAPEAWVEVNPADARTLGVGSGDVVRLVSERGAVERIVVRVTSVVREGEVFVPFHYDEACANRLTLNEFDPISREPNYKQCAVRLEKSPSARH
- a CDS encoding uroporphyrinogen-III synthase, whose amino-acid sequence is MASARLDGFAVGVTADRRWEEQAELLSRRGITVVHGPAIRTLPLVSDPALLAVTEELVATPPDVLVANTAIGVRAWLSEAESHGRGDALVDALRHARIVARGPKAAGAIHAAGLEVAWRAPTETLDELRNLLLVDGVSGARVAFQRDGGEVSDVADDLRAAGAEVVEIPVYRWQLPTDVRPALRLTEAAIEERVHAVTFTSGPAVRNLLAIAAAEGLDGPLRAAFAGPVAAVCVGPVCAATARRNGIGRTVTPPRSRVGPMIRSLGENLEARIDVMQVDGMGVEVRGTTVETPLGRAELATREVQLLRALAERPGAVVSKGELLGRVWHSGTADPHLVEVTVARLRRRLGPVGIAVATVPRRGYRLAVLDPYAATSA
- a CDS encoding hemolysin family protein produces the protein MIWPQIVLIGVLVLLNAVLAGSEVALVTLREGQLRRLEQRSSTGAVLARLAREPNRFLATIQVGITIAGFLASASAAVSLAEPLEEPLGFLGGFARPASIVAVSLILSYVTLVFGELAPKRIAMQRSERWGLVAARPLALMSRVTRPVVWLLSHSTDLVVRLFGGDPTRGREEVTEEELRDMVAAQRSFTPQQRSIIDGAFEISERSLQEVLRPRPDVFTIDAADRCSVARDALAASGHSRAPVVTTGSLDDVIGIVHLRDLLSDDASCTAGAQAAPVRIFPETLGVLDALRQMQLGRVQMAVIVNEHGGAEGIVTVEDLIEELVGEIYDETDRDVLLVRREPDGTMVLPGRFPAHDLPDLGIEVPDGQYATVAGFLLWKLQRIPEQPGDVVEVGPWRMTITGVDDRAITEVTVTRAKSKPASNSPSDSADRETTSP
- a CDS encoding CAP domain-containing protein, whose product is MLAAALVALAACAGNELNVVDPPADPGVVGLSASTTTSSSTTTTSTTTSTTSTTTTTAPTTTTAPTTTTEAPPPPPPPPPTLEDRSLAFVNEKRSEDGSGGLEMDPELVALAEAWAQELVRSQDLHHNPNLNDQIPDGFNTWGENVAFSSVAEQIDDLWWNSDGHRANILNPAFTSLGVAFTEDDSGTTWAVQVFAG
- a CDS encoding alpha/beta hydrolase translates to MDIVLIPGFWLDGASWDDVAGPLRDAGHEVTALTLPGKESREADRSGIGLRDHVDAVVEVVDALPGPVVLVGHSGGGAIAHAVVDARPDRIARVVYVDSGPLGPGGVINDELPAANGEVPLPDWSLFEEEDLVDLDESLRARLLDIAVPEPAGVTSDKQELSDERRYGVPVTVICCEFPAAQLRGWMEDGHPFAAELAKIEDVEIVDLPTGHWPQLTRPADLVTTILAAVDR